Proteins found in one Mucilaginibacter gracilis genomic segment:
- a CDS encoding type B 50S ribosomal protein L31 produces MKKDLHPSSYRFVVFKDLSNDYAFLTKSCIDTKESIKWEDGNEYPLVKLEISHTSHPFFTGKMKLIDTAGRIDKFKTRYKR; encoded by the coding sequence ATGAAAAAAGATTTGCACCCATCCAGCTATAGATTTGTTGTTTTTAAAGACTTGTCTAACGACTATGCTTTTTTAACAAAATCATGCATTGATACTAAAGAATCCATTAAATGGGAAGACGGTAATGAGTACCCTTTAGTAAAATTAGAAATATCTCACACATCGCACCCGTTCTTTACAGGTAAGATGAAGTTGATTGATACTGCCGGCCGTATTGATAAATTCAAAACTCGTTACAAAAGATAA
- a CDS encoding putative sugar nucleotidyl transferase: MAIILFDDNAQHTLQPLTFTRPVADLRIGIVTIAQKWATCLKQSYSFLTRGYLQAKFPLKISEDNIFINGSVCPDEGLLEAIYNLGIGEALIKDDLFIAVKLTEGDAWAFNSLNQAIYAPVNYTGNFVSIKYPEDIFKNNATEIANDFKLITNGRTSAQLSSTNTFIGDDFFAEEGAEAECSTFNSKSGPIYLAKTTQVWEGTNIRGAFALCNNSQVKMGTKIYGGTTVGPYCRVGGEVNNAVLWGYSAKGHEGYLGNSVVGEWCNLGADTNNSNLKNNYSEVKLWDYTTQHYRKTGLLFCGLIMGDHSKCGINTMFNTGTVVGVNANVFGAGYPPNFIPDFSWGGADGFEVYSAKKAFETNQKVFERREHREFNQIEQDILQTVFELTKSYRSNF; encoded by the coding sequence ATGGCAATCATCCTCTTTGACGATAACGCGCAACACACCCTACAACCACTAACCTTTACCCGGCCCGTTGCCGATTTGCGTATTGGTATAGTAACCATAGCTCAAAAGTGGGCAACCTGCCTAAAACAGAGCTATTCGTTTTTAACACGAGGTTACTTACAGGCCAAATTCCCACTCAAAATATCCGAAGATAATATCTTTATTAATGGCTCGGTTTGCCCTGACGAAGGCTTGCTGGAAGCTATTTATAATTTGGGTATAGGCGAGGCTTTAATAAAAGATGATTTATTTATAGCCGTAAAGCTAACCGAAGGCGACGCCTGGGCTTTCAACTCCTTAAACCAGGCCATTTACGCACCTGTAAACTATACCGGTAATTTTGTAAGCATTAAGTACCCCGAAGATATTTTTAAAAACAATGCCACCGAAATAGCTAACGATTTTAAGCTGATAACAAACGGCCGTACCAGTGCGCAATTAAGCTCCACCAATACCTTTATTGGTGATGATTTTTTTGCCGAAGAAGGTGCCGAAGCCGAATGCTCAACCTTTAACTCTAAAAGCGGGCCCATTTATTTAGCCAAAACTACCCAAGTTTGGGAAGGTACCAATATTCGTGGAGCATTTGCGCTTTGTAATAACTCGCAGGTTAAAATGGGCACTAAAATTTATGGCGGTACTACTGTTGGCCCGTATTGCCGGGTTGGCGGCGAGGTAAATAATGCTGTGCTTTGGGGGTATTCGGCAAAGGGGCACGAGGGATATTTAGGTAATTCGGTAGTAGGCGAATGGTGTAATTTGGGTGCCGATACCAATAACTCTAACCTTAAAAATAATTATTCGGAAGTTAAACTTTGGGACTATACTACTCAACACTACCGTAAAACAGGCTTGCTGTTTTGCGGCCTCATTATGGGCGATCATTCCAAATGCGGTATCAATACCATGTTTAATACCGGAACAGTTGTTGGTGTAAATGCCAATGTTTTTGGAGCCGGTTATCCACCAAATTTTATTCCCGATTTTAGCTGGGGTGGTGCCGATGGCTTTGAGGTTTATTCGGCAAAAAAAGCTTTCGAAACCAACCAAAAAGTGTTTGAGCGCAGGGAGCATCGTGAGTTTAACCAAATTGAACAGGATATTTTACAAACAGTATTTGAATTAACCAAATCATATAGAAGCAATTTTTAA
- the tpiA gene encoding triose-phosphate isomerase — protein MRKKIVAGNWKMNMDYNEGLTLFSEMIDLVKSEITGAQQAVVCSPFIHLHSLAQAATASDKVSIGAQNAHQAEVGAYTGEISAKMIKSVGAEYVILGHSERRQYFGETNELLAKKTDTVLKNSLIPIFCIGETLQEREANTHFDVIKAQLVEGVFHLEADAFAKLVIAYEPVWAIGTGVTASAEQAQEIHEFIRKEIATKYSQAVADEITILYGGSCNPKNAPELFAKADIDGGLIGGASLKARDFVDILKVFNN, from the coding sequence ATGAGAAAGAAAATAGTAGCCGGTAACTGGAAAATGAACATGGATTATAACGAAGGTTTAACCCTGTTTAGCGAAATGATTGATCTTGTAAAAAGCGAGATAACCGGGGCACAACAAGCTGTGGTATGCAGTCCGTTTATACATTTGCATAGTCTGGCCCAGGCCGCTACAGCAAGCGATAAGGTATCAATAGGCGCTCAAAATGCGCACCAGGCCGAGGTCGGAGCTTATACCGGCGAAATATCTGCCAAAATGATAAAATCGGTAGGTGCCGAATATGTAATATTAGGCCACTCGGAGCGCCGCCAGTATTTTGGTGAAACCAACGAGTTGTTGGCTAAAAAAACAGATACAGTTTTAAAAAACAGCCTGATCCCCATTTTTTGCATTGGCGAAACATTGCAAGAACGCGAAGCCAATACCCACTTTGACGTAATTAAGGCGCAATTGGTTGAAGGCGTTTTCCATTTAGAGGCTGACGCTTTTGCCAAGTTGGTAATAGCTTACGAACCCGTTTGGGCAATTGGTACAGGCGTAACCGCAAGCGCAGAACAGGCACAAGAGATACATGAGTTTATCCGCAAGGAAATTGCCACAAAATACAGCCAGGCTGTTGCCGACGAAATTACCATACTTTACGGCGGAAGCTGTAACCCCAAAAATGCCCCCGAACTTTTTGCTAAAGCAGATATTGATGGCGGGTTGATAGGTGGTGCATCATTAAAAGCAAGAGATTTTGTTGATATATTAAAGGTGTTTAATAATTAG
- the prmA gene encoding 50S ribosomal protein L11 methyltransferase translates to MNYYELLFTTIITDDYQQDLLINELAEFGFDTFEDMDFGFKAYIPAEGFNKKALDEALKPYHNLFTFSYEVTLIPQKNWNEVWESNFEPIEIKDKVYVRATFHQPKPSFAYEIVIDPKMAFGTGHHQTTSMMMEWMLETDFKDKTVLDMGCGTGILAILASKMGATSVTAIDYDEICYESTLENAPLNHIGNIIAICGSKDAIPDYEYDIILANINRNILIEQMDRYVQVLKPGGHIFFSGFYESPDMDIITAEAAKYGLKYLSHKEDKSWVAVKFSN, encoded by the coding sequence ATGAATTACTACGAACTCCTCTTCACCACCATTATTACCGACGATTACCAGCAAGACCTGCTCATTAACGAACTTGCCGAGTTTGGTTTTGATACTTTTGAGGATATGGATTTCGGTTTTAAAGCATATATTCCGGCTGAAGGGTTTAATAAAAAGGCTTTAGATGAGGCTTTAAAACCCTACCACAATCTGTTTACTTTTAGCTATGAGGTAACGCTTATCCCGCAAAAAAACTGGAACGAGGTTTGGGAAAGTAACTTTGAGCCTATCGAAATTAAGGATAAAGTTTACGTTAGGGCTACCTTCCACCAGCCTAAACCCAGTTTTGCCTATGAGATAGTTATTGACCCTAAAATGGCTTTTGGTACCGGGCACCACCAAACTACATCTATGATGATGGAATGGATGCTTGAAACCGATTTTAAAGATAAAACCGTTTTGGATATGGGTTGCGGAACAGGCATATTGGCAATACTGGCCTCAAAAATGGGTGCAACAAGTGTAACCGCTATTGATTACGACGAGATTTGTTACGAAAGCACCCTCGAAAATGCACCACTAAACCACATTGGCAATATTATTGCCATTTGCGGCTCAAAAGATGCCATTCCCGATTATGAGTACGACATTATTTTGGCCAATATTAATCGCAATATTTTGATTGAGCAAATGGATAGGTATGTACAGGTGTTAAAACCCGGCGGTCATATTTTTTTCAGCGGTTTTTACGAAAGCCCTGATATGGACATTATTACCGCAGAAGCGGCTAAGTACGGATTGAAATACCTATCTCATAAAGAAGATAAAAGCTGGGTAGCCGTAAAGTTTAGCAATTGA
- a CDS encoding UDP-N-acetylmuramate--L-alanine ligase → MIVHFIAIGGSAMHNLAIALHKKGFIVSGSDDVLFEPSVSRLAGQGILPAAQGWYPEKVTADIDAIILGMHARVDNPELLKAQHLGLKIYSYPEYIYEQSKNKIRVVVGGSHGKTTITSMILHALKCAKRDFDYLVGAQLAGFDTMVRLTNDAPVIVIEGDEYLASPIDRRPKFHLYKANIAVLSGIAWDHINVFPTFENYTEQFSLFLDTIQPGGTVIYSETDHVLKAVVTENKSEIKKVPYHLPQFEIDNGITQIIYSGNKYALQVFGQHNLLNIEAAKLICLELGIIEADFYSYITTFTGAARRLEVLAKTETGNIYKDFAHSPSKLTATINAVKTQFPNRKLIALIELHTFSSLNKNFLSEYAGTMDMADEAIVFIDEHTFKQKNIEPYPVEILKQAFAKNDMLVFNKTDNLLTFLENVDLHNTNLLLMSSGNFGGLNLNVLTQKLLKKAAQI, encoded by the coding sequence ATGATAGTACATTTTATAGCCATTGGTGGTAGTGCAATGCATAATCTGGCTATTGCATTACATAAAAAAGGCTTTATAGTAAGCGGTTCAGACGATGTACTTTTTGAGCCTTCGGTATCGCGCCTGGCCGGGCAGGGTATATTGCCTGCAGCACAAGGTTGGTATCCCGAAAAGGTAACCGCCGATATTGATGCTATTATTTTAGGTATGCATGCCCGTGTTGATAACCCCGAGTTATTAAAAGCGCAACACCTGGGGCTTAAAATATATTCGTATCCGGAGTATATTTACGAGCAATCAAAAAACAAAATACGGGTGGTTGTGGGTGGCAGTCATGGTAAAACAACCATTACCAGCATGATATTGCATGCTTTAAAGTGCGCAAAAAGGGATTTTGATTATCTGGTAGGTGCGCAGTTGGCCGGTTTTGATACAATGGTTAGGTTAACCAACGACGCTCCGGTGATAGTGATAGAAGGGGATGAGTATCTGGCATCGCCAATAGACCGCCGACCCAAATTTCATTTATATAAAGCCAACATTGCGGTTTTAAGCGGCATAGCCTGGGACCATATTAATGTATTCCCCACTTTTGAAAATTACACCGAGCAGTTTAGCTTATTTTTAGATACCATACAGCCTGGTGGAACGGTGATTTATAGCGAAACCGACCACGTACTTAAAGCTGTAGTAACCGAAAACAAATCGGAAATTAAAAAGGTGCCTTATCACTTGCCTCAATTTGAGATTGATAACGGCATAACCCAAATTATTTACAGCGGTAATAAATATGCCTTACAGGTGTTTGGCCAACACAATCTGCTCAATATAGAAGCCGCCAAGTTAATATGCCTTGAATTGGGTATTATTGAAGCCGATTTTTATAGTTATATAACCACTTTTACAGGTGCTGCCCGCCGTTTAGAGGTACTTGCTAAAACCGAAACCGGCAATATTTATAAGGATTTTGCCCATTCGCCATCAAAGCTTACGGCTACTATAAACGCTGTAAAAACGCAATTTCCGAATAGGAAATTGATTGCGCTTATTGAATTGCATACGTTTAGCAGCCTTAATAAAAATTTTTTAAGCGAATATGCCGGCACAATGGATATGGCCGACGAAGCTATTGTGTTTATTGACGAGCATACCTTTAAGCAAAAAAATATTGAGCCTTATCCGGTAGAGATATTAAAACAAGCTTTCGCGAAAAATGATATGTTAGTTTTTAACAAAACGGATAATTTATTAACCTTTTTGGAAAATGTAGATCTGCATAATACAAACCTGCTCTTGATGAGTTCGGGTAATTTTGGAGGCTTGAATTTAAACGTTTTAACTCAAAAATTATTAAAAAAAGCCGCGCAAATTTGA
- a CDS encoding helix-turn-helix domain-containing protein produces MKTLGKKIRLLRHQRGWSQEDVAKRLDISIPAFSKIETGITDINLSRLEQISILFDMTVVQLLTFNDTDQEQKYTNELDSVSKKLSDRDTEVIDLQKKVIELYEELRLNKVTA; encoded by the coding sequence ATGAAGACCCTCGGGAAAAAAATCAGACTATTACGGCATCAAAGAGGTTGGAGCCAGGAAGACGTTGCTAAGCGCCTCGATATTTCCATCCCCGCTTTTTCTAAAATTGAAACTGGCATAACTGATATTAACTTATCAAGGCTTGAACAAATATCAATTTTGTTTGATATGACCGTTGTTCAATTACTCACCTTTAACGATACCGATCAAGAGCAAAAGTATACTAATGAACTTGATAGCGTGAGCAAAAAACTAAGCGATCGCGATACTGAAGTGATTGACCTGCAAAAAAAGGTTATTGAGCTTTACGAAGAATTGCGCTTAAATAAAGTAACCGCATAA
- a CDS encoding GNAT family N-acetyltransferase → MTITEVITRADKKAFLDAARIIYKNDTVWICPLDIDIEAVFDPEKNNFHTHGKATRWVLRHDNGQIIGRIAAFINNEKAYNYEQPTGGCGFFECIDDKQAAFKLFDTAKAWLQQNGMQAMDGPINFGENDKFWGLLVEGFTVPSYGMNYNPLYYKGFFEDYGFKTLYEQITNHLTVYKPFPERFTKIAEWVAKKPGYEFKHLETSKIDQYADDFLEIYNDAWKNFENFVPINKVTIMESFKQMKAIMDESLIWFAYVNGEPASFTLILPDANQMIKTLNGKLNLIGKLKFLYHRWKGVSRMRAIVMGTKEKFQKHGLESAMFIKLKEYVYPLNQYFELELSWVGDFNDKMIALHEATGATFGKRHLTMRCIF, encoded by the coding sequence ATGACGATAACCGAAGTTATTACCAGGGCAGATAAAAAAGCCTTTTTAGATGCTGCCCGCATTATTTACAAAAACGATACCGTTTGGATATGCCCCCTTGATATTGATATTGAGGCAGTTTTTGACCCCGAAAAAAATAATTTTCATACCCATGGCAAAGCCACGCGCTGGGTTTTACGCCATGATAATGGCCAAATTATAGGCCGCATAGCTGCCTTTATCAACAACGAAAAAGCATACAATTATGAGCAACCCACCGGTGGCTGTGGCTTTTTTGAGTGTATTGACGATAAACAGGCGGCATTTAAATTATTTGACACGGCTAAAGCCTGGCTACAACAAAACGGCATGCAAGCTATGGACGGGCCCATTAATTTTGGTGAGAACGATAAATTTTGGGGCCTGCTGGTTGAAGGTTTTACCGTACCATCGTACGGAATGAACTATAACCCGCTTTATTACAAAGGCTTTTTTGAGGATTATGGCTTTAAAACGTTATACGAGCAAATAACCAATCACCTAACGGTTTACAAGCCTTTTCCCGAACGTTTTACTAAAATTGCTGAGTGGGTAGCCAAAAAGCCTGGCTACGAATTTAAGCACCTGGAAACATCAAAAATAGACCAATATGCCGACGACTTTTTGGAAATTTATAATGATGCCTGGAAAAACTTTGAAAACTTTGTACCCATTAACAAGGTAACCATTATGGAAAGCTTTAAACAAATGAAGGCCATTATGGACGAAAGCCTGATATGGTTTGCCTATGTAAACGGCGAACCTGCATCCTTTACCTTGATATTGCCTGACGCCAACCAGATGATAAAAACACTAAACGGCAAGCTAAATCTTATTGGTAAACTTAAATTTTTGTATCACCGTTGGAAAGGGGTATCGCGTATGCGTGCAATTGTGATGGGAACGAAGGAGAAGTTTCAAAAGCACGGTTTGGAATCGGCAATGTTTATTAAGTTGAAGGAATATGTGTACCCGCTAAACCAATATTTTGAATTAGAACTATCGTGGGTGGGTGATTTTAACGACAAAATGATAGCCCTGCACGAAGCTACAGGAGCAACGTTTGGTAAAAGGCACCTCACCATGCGGTGTATATTCTAA
- the scpB gene encoding SMC-Scp complex subunit ScpB, whose protein sequence is MENTELYIEALIFASENSIRLEEIMYCLQLSFERDFSDAEVATAIQTIKLKYAQPNFAIELVNINNGYQFLTKKDYHIIIKQLQLQRSKKKLSQAALETLAIIAYQQPVTKLEIEQIRGVNCDYSIQKLLEKELIAIAGKAESVGKPIIYATSPFFMDYFGINNLNELPQLKELTPDNSAVGEQSE, encoded by the coding sequence ATGGAAAACACGGAACTATATATAGAGGCATTAATTTTTGCGTCGGAAAACAGCATCAGGCTGGAAGAGATTATGTATTGCCTTCAATTAAGCTTTGAGCGCGATTTTAGCGATGCCGAAGTTGCAACGGCCATACAAACTATAAAGCTTAAATACGCCCAGCCTAACTTTGCCATCGAACTGGTTAATATTAACAACGGCTACCAATTTTTAACCAAAAAAGATTATCACATTATTATAAAACAGCTGCAATTACAGCGTTCCAAAAAAAAATTAAGCCAGGCAGCGCTCGAAACCCTGGCAATTATTGCCTACCAACAACCGGTAACCAAACTGGAAATTGAACAAATACGTGGTGTTAACTGCGATTATTCAATCCAAAAGCTGTTAGAAAAGGAGCTTATCGCCATAGCCGGCAAGGCCGAAAGTGTTGGTAAGCCTATAATTTATGCCACCAGCCCTTTCTTTATGGATTATTTTGGAATTAATAATTTAAACGAATTACCTCAATTAAAAGAACTTACGCCTGATAATTCGGCAGTTGGAGAGCAGTCGGAATAA
- a CDS encoding GIN domain-containing protein, translating into MKTKILSIATILFVVFSISSKSFAVSNNNDVTTTLTDMSNINKIEVHGNVQLFISNGVSDKVKVYDSYYSQNALVQEQNGVLRISSYKAEKLVVWVTVADLRGISAYDNATVESFGKFSGLDFNLSLNNNASASFDMDCAEANIALNDDAKANISGMASESSIVVNQAATLNSTQFYAERLTQKRITPVVTAKVEADELALN; encoded by the coding sequence ATGAAAACAAAAATTTTATCCATCGCAACAATACTTTTTGTAGTATTTTCAATAAGCAGCAAATCATTTGCAGTAAGTAATAACAATGATGTTACAACCACTTTAACAGATATGAGTAACATCAACAAAATTGAAGTTCATGGTAACGTGCAGCTCTTTATATCAAACGGAGTGAGCGACAAAGTGAAGGTTTATGATAGCTATTACAGCCAAAATGCATTGGTACAAGAGCAAAACGGCGTGTTACGTATATCATCATACAAAGCCGAAAAGCTGGTAGTTTGGGTAACCGTTGCAGATTTACGCGGTATATCGGCCTATGATAACGCAACGGTTGAATCGTTTGGCAAGTTCTCTGGTTTAGATTTTAACCTTAGCCTAAACAATAATGCCAGTGCCAGTTTTGATATGGATTGTGCAGAAGCCAACATAGCCCTTAACGACGACGCTAAAGCCAATATCAGCGGTATGGCTTCCGAAAGTTCTATCGTGGTTAACCAGGCAGCAACGTTAAACAGCACTCAGTTTTATGCCGAGCGTCTTACTCAAAAACGCATTACACCAGTGGTAACAGCAAAAGTTGAGGCCGACGAACTGGCTCTTAACTAA
- a CDS encoding head GIN domain-containing protein, producing MKKINIVVLAIAASSFIVALSSCNGLLCKSGSGKMITEKRDVKGFSKLDISGSYTVVIKQDSVESISVTADDNLMKYVKVNLDGDKLRVHSKGNICGSGKFLLTISLRNLSALKTSGAVEVSSNGKIIAKDLDMNMSGASKVTLDVDANSVTTTGSGITEINLTGQASSHNVELSGSGQLNALDFVVATYDIESSGVSHCKINVLNQLNINSSGVADVQYKGNPAKINNNKSGASTLKKIE from the coding sequence ATGAAAAAGATAAATATAGTTGTATTAGCAATTGCGGCATCGTCGTTTATAGTTGCTCTGTCAAGCTGTAACGGCTTGCTTTGTAAAAGTGGTTCGGGCAAAATGATAACCGAAAAACGTGATGTTAAAGGCTTTTCAAAGCTTGATATTTCGGGAAGTTACACCGTAGTTATTAAGCAGGATTCTGTCGAATCCATATCAGTAACTGCTGATGATAACCTGATGAAATACGTAAAAGTTAACCTCGATGGCGATAAATTACGGGTACATTCAAAAGGAAATATTTGTGGTTCGGGCAAGTTTTTGCTTACTATAAGCTTACGCAATTTGTCGGCACTTAAAACTTCGGGGGCTGTTGAGGTTAGCTCAAACGGTAAAATAATTGCGAAAGATTTAGATATGAATATGTCGGGAGCGTCAAAAGTAACGTTGGATGTGGATGCCAATAGCGTTACAACCACCGGCAGCGGCATTACCGAAATTAACTTAACAGGGCAGGCTAGCAGCCATAATGTCGAACTATCCGGGTCGGGGCAGCTTAATGCGTTGGATTTTGTTGTGGCTACATATGACATTGAAAGCAGCGGCGTAAGTCACTGTAAAATAAATGTGCTTAACCAGTTAAACATCAACAGCAGTGGCGTTGCCGATGTGCAATACAAGGGTAATCCTGCCAAAATTAACAACAATAAATCGGGCGCTTCTACATTAAAAAAGATAGAATAA
- a CDS encoding putative signal transducing protein yields the protein MENEDQIVTFKTYYDPMLAHIVRTRLEDNGIACFIADENMGTIYPIYNAAIGGIKLKVFARDLEKCTAIVAEDNTLSIENLPADSEVICPHCGSNNVRYGAATGENTGWFANLFSAIKLDSYIDNNQWHCFNCGNDFEKAV from the coding sequence ATGGAAAACGAAGATCAGATTGTTACTTTTAAGACTTATTACGACCCTATGTTGGCCCATATTGTGCGCACCCGCCTGGAAGATAATGGCATTGCTTGCTTTATAGCCGACGAGAATATGGGCACTATTTATCCAATTTATAACGCTGCAATAGGGGGTATAAAGCTTAAAGTTTTTGCCCGCGATTTGGAGAAATGCACGGCCATTGTAGCCGAAGATAACACACTTAGCATTGAAAATTTACCAGCCGACAGCGAGGTGATTTGCCCGCATTGTGGGTCGAACAACGTGCGGTATGGAGCCGCTACGGGCGAAAATACAGGCTGGTTTGCCAACTTATTTTCGGCCATAAAGCTGGATTCGTACATTGATAATAACCAATGGCACTGCTTTAATTGCGGTAATGATTTTGAAAAAGCGGTATAA
- a CDS encoding Dph6-related ATP pyrophosphatase, translated as MKACIFNWSGGKDSALALYHCLQDKDIDIKYLVTTVNDAVNRVSMHGVREELLIRQAQAIGIPLYQIRLPEIPGMKEYDDTMRTHLNHFKSEGITHSIFGDIFLEDLKTYRDLRLAEVGITGVYPLWKRDTRELINEFLSLGFGTVIACTQASLCHLAGREISHELINLLPREVDVCGENGEFHTFTFKGPIFKNPINYKTGELVFKEYMAPKSSDDSCVSITQAPQIAGFWYCDLLPAD; from the coding sequence TTGAAAGCTTGTATATTTAATTGGAGCGGCGGAAAAGATAGTGCATTGGCATTATACCACTGCTTGCAGGATAAAGATATTGACATCAAATACCTGGTGACAACTGTTAACGATGCCGTAAATAGGGTATCGATGCATGGCGTTAGGGAAGAGTTATTGATACGCCAGGCACAAGCTATTGGTATACCATTATACCAGATAAGGCTGCCCGAAATACCCGGTATGAAGGAGTATGACGACACCATGCGTACCCACTTAAACCACTTTAAAAGCGAAGGAATAACCCATAGTATATTTGGTGATATTTTCCTGGAAGACCTCAAAACCTACCGCGATTTACGCCTTGCCGAGGTTGGTATAACGGGTGTTTATCCACTATGGAAACGTGATACCCGTGAGCTCATCAATGAGTTTTTAAGCCTCGGATTTGGTACCGTGATAGCGTGTACACAGGCGAGTTTGTGCCACCTGGCGGGCCGCGAAATTAGCCACGAACTGATTAATTTACTACCCCGCGAAGTAGATGTTTGCGGCGAAAATGGCGAGTTCCATACCTTTACTTTTAAGGGGCCAATATTTAAAAACCCCATAAATTATAAAACCGGCGAGCTTGTTTTTAAAGAATATATGGCCCCGAAAAGCAGCGATGATAGCTGTGTTTCTATAACTCAGGCGCCCCAAATTGCGGGGTTTTGGTACTGCGATTTGCTGCCTGCCGACTAA
- a CDS encoding DUF3291 domain-containing protein, with translation MIVSLTIVRYRKALIPFALLAMAVHRLPLMLTRSCNFWKLLGCGQNGSFDLQPDWQQWGLLAVWNNRTDFDQFYKKSFIASWWRLLTYESWTLLCEPLQSHGTWDGKEPFGKPNVKDYAGPIAILTRATINLNRLKNFWSHVDEAAEMLTTSPGYITSVGIGEAPLYRQATFSIWENFEAVKNYAYRSPKHADVIKKTRTEKWYKEELFARFKPLETWGTINGKNPIKTYLK, from the coding sequence ATGATAGTTAGCCTAACCATAGTGCGCTACCGCAAGGCACTTATACCTTTCGCCCTGCTGGCCATGGCGGTGCATCGCCTACCCCTGATGTTAACCCGCAGCTGCAATTTTTGGAAACTTTTAGGATGCGGCCAAAATGGCAGCTTTGACTTACAACCCGATTGGCAACAATGGGGGCTTTTAGCCGTGTGGAACAACCGAACAGACTTTGACCAATTTTACAAAAAATCATTCATCGCGAGTTGGTGGCGACTCCTCACTTATGAAAGCTGGACACTGCTTTGCGAACCCCTCCAAAGCCATGGCACCTGGGATGGGAAGGAGCCTTTTGGCAAGCCCAATGTTAAAGATTACGCCGGACCAATTGCCATACTAACCCGGGCTACCATAAACCTAAACCGATTGAAAAATTTTTGGAGCCATGTTGACGAAGCTGCCGAAATGCTCACCACTTCGCCGGGCTATATTACATCGGTTGGTATTGGCGAAGCACCGTTGTACCGCCAGGCAACTTTTTCGATTTGGGAAAATTTTGAGGCTGTAAAAAACTACGCCTACCGCTCGCCAAAACACGCCGATGTGATAAAAAAAACGCGTACCGAAAAATGGTATAAAGAAGAACTTTTTGCTCGCTTTAAACCCCTTGAAACATGGGGTACCATTAACGGCAAAAACCCAATAAAAACTTATTTAAAATAA
- a CDS encoding GAF domain-containing protein, which produces MADDLSILTSADKAEQYQSLIPQIEALLYGEPDLVANLANVCAALKQQFNWFWVGFYLVKNNELVLGPFQGPVACTRIGLGKGVCGAAWQQAKTLLVPNVDAFPGHIACSSLSQSEVVVPLFNDGEVAGVLDVDSEYLNHFDATDVEYLEQIVKLINFHV; this is translated from the coding sequence ATGGCAGACGATTTATCCATACTTACTTCCGCCGATAAGGCTGAACAATACCAATCACTCATTCCGCAAATTGAAGCTTTGCTTTACGGCGAGCCCGACCTTGTGGCAAACCTGGCCAACGTTTGCGCCGCACTAAAACAGCAGTTCAATTGGTTTTGGGTTGGCTTTTATTTGGTTAAAAATAATGAGCTGGTGCTCGGCCCGTTTCAGGGTCCGGTGGCCTGCACGCGTATTGGTTTGGGCAAGGGTGTTTGCGGTGCGGCATGGCAGCAAGCCAAAACTTTGCTGGTGCCAAATGTTGATGCCTTTCCGGGGCATATCGCGTGCAGTTCTTTATCACAGTCGGAGGTGGTGGTGCCCTTGTTTAATGATGGCGAAGTTGCAGGTGTTTTGGATGTGGACAGCGAATACCTCAATCACTTTGATGCTACCGATGTTGAGTACCTTGAGCAAATTGTAAAGCTTATTAATTTCCATGTCTAA